In Nocardia asteroides, a single genomic region encodes these proteins:
- a CDS encoding ammonium transporter has translation MTEALAAANTAWILAAFTAVALMVAGLALFYGGMVSVRSTLNMAMMVFGALAVVGVLWIMFGYSVAFGDSVGGLRLIGDPLEYFGSSKLLEAPIEPGLPPALFSAFQLLFAAITVALIAGAVADRMKFGSWMLFAGLWATLVYFPVAHWVFAFDSADGEVKGGWIANSLKAVDFAGGTAVHVNAGIAALALILVIGKRAIFPHAPRPHSLPLTMLGAGILFFGWFGFNAGSALAAGNSAAVVALNTMAAACAGICAWLVVEKLRHGHATSLGASSGLIAALVGITPACGAVSPMGALAVGAVCGAVCCLAITMKFRFGLDDSLDVVGIHLVGGVIGTILIGLLADPAAPSGATGLFYGGGFGTLGKQTVAVLAVLAYSFTVTWIIAKVMDLTMGLRVPADAETEGVDVVVHRESAYFLESIELAEGKVEPGAAVVAAEVMTEKAAAPATT, from the coding sequence ATGACAGAAGCCCTGGCGGCGGCCAATACCGCCTGGATTCTCGCCGCATTCACGGCGGTGGCCCTGATGGTCGCGGGCCTGGCGCTGTTCTACGGCGGCATGGTGAGCGTCCGCAGCACGCTGAACATGGCGATGATGGTCTTCGGTGCGCTGGCCGTCGTCGGCGTGCTGTGGATCATGTTCGGCTACTCCGTCGCCTTCGGCGACTCGGTGGGCGGCCTGCGCCTGATCGGCGACCCGCTGGAGTACTTCGGGTCGTCCAAACTCCTGGAGGCGCCGATCGAGCCGGGATTGCCACCGGCGCTCTTCTCGGCGTTCCAGCTGCTCTTCGCCGCCATCACGGTGGCGCTGATCGCGGGCGCCGTCGCCGACCGGATGAAGTTCGGCTCCTGGATGCTCTTCGCCGGGCTCTGGGCCACGCTGGTGTACTTCCCGGTGGCGCACTGGGTCTTCGCCTTCGACTCCGCCGACGGCGAGGTCAAGGGCGGCTGGATCGCCAACTCGCTGAAGGCCGTCGACTTCGCGGGCGGCACCGCGGTGCACGTCAACGCCGGTATCGCCGCGCTCGCGCTGATCCTGGTCATCGGCAAGCGGGCCATCTTCCCGCACGCCCCGCGGCCGCACAGCCTGCCGCTCACCATGCTCGGCGCAGGCATCCTGTTCTTCGGCTGGTTCGGCTTCAACGCCGGCTCCGCGCTGGCCGCGGGCAACAGCGCCGCCGTCGTCGCGCTGAACACCATGGCCGCCGCCTGTGCGGGCATCTGCGCCTGGCTCGTGGTGGAGAAGTTGCGGCACGGCCACGCCACCTCGCTCGGCGCCAGCTCCGGGCTGATCGCCGCGCTGGTCGGCATCACCCCCGCCTGCGGCGCGGTCTCCCCGATGGGCGCGCTGGCGGTCGGCGCGGTCTGCGGCGCCGTCTGCTGCCTGGCGATCACCATGAAGTTCCGCTTCGGGCTGGACGATTCGCTCGACGTGGTCGGCATCCACCTGGTCGGCGGCGTCATCGGCACCATCCTGATCGGCCTGCTCGCCGACCCGGCCGCGCCCTCCGGCGCCACCGGCCTCTTCTACGGCGGCGGGTTCGGGACGCTCGGCAAGCAGACGGTCGCCGTCCTCGCCGTCCTCGCCTACTCCTTCACCGTCACCTGGATCATCGCCAAGGTCATGGACCTCACCATGGGGCTGCGCGTCCCCGCCGACGCCGAGACCGAGGGCGTGGACGTGGTCGTGCACCGGGAGAGCGCGTACTTCCTGGAGAGCATCGAGCTGGCCGAGGGGAAGGTGGAGCCGGGGGCGGCTGTCGTCGCCGCCGAGGTGATGACCGAGAAGGCGGCGGCTCCGGCCACCACCTAG
- a CDS encoding helix-turn-helix domain-containing protein, with translation MREPARRQEHRDTGDPAPVDREIQRAAPSAAGLEQVIGRQVRSLRLAGSMSVVELAAKAGISKAMLSKIENAQTSCSLGTLAGLAKGLDVPVTSLFRGADAAREAVYTRAGSGAVIVGRGTRVGHHYELLGALRGQHKRLEPVLVTLTEASETFPLFQHAGTELLYMLEGVMVYGHGDSEYTLRPGDALLLDGEGPHGPNELVRLPIRFLAITAYPDNHVER, from the coding sequence ATGCGTGAACCGGCTCGGCGACAGGAGCATCGTGATACCGGTGATCCGGCTCCGGTCGACCGTGAGATACAGCGGGCGGCGCCGTCGGCGGCGGGGCTGGAGCAGGTGATCGGGCGGCAGGTGCGCAGCCTGCGGCTGGCAGGCAGCATGTCGGTGGTGGAGCTGGCCGCCAAAGCAGGCATCTCCAAGGCCATGCTGTCGAAGATCGAGAACGCGCAGACCTCGTGCAGCCTCGGTACGCTCGCCGGACTGGCCAAGGGGCTGGATGTGCCGGTGACGTCGCTGTTCCGCGGTGCCGACGCCGCTCGTGAGGCGGTGTACACCCGCGCGGGCAGCGGGGCGGTGATCGTGGGCCGGGGGACCAGGGTCGGGCACCACTACGAGCTGCTCGGCGCGCTGCGTGGCCAGCACAAGCGGCTGGAGCCGGTGCTGGTCACGCTGACCGAGGCCAGCGAGACCTTCCCCCTGTTCCAGCACGCGGGCACCGAGTTGCTCTACATGCTGGAGGGCGTGATGGTCTACGGCCACGGTGACTCCGAGTACACCCTGCGCCCCGGTGATGCGCTGCTGCTGGACGGCGAGGGCCCGCACGGCCCGAACGAACTCGTCCGGCTGCCCATCCGCTTCCTCGCGATCACGGCGTACCCCGACAACCACGTGGAACGGTAG
- a CDS encoding putative bifunctional diguanylate cyclase/phosphodiesterase — protein MTSYDRTSAESAGRVQMLIERSSLGEEGPALLRRRAARSQIVRIRALLDQPPPGPGGTNPRHRARRAGGPALPVEIPPESPVPGVELRAFTARAATELASVERDTVRSVIERVLTELVQHLDIDFAYVRRIDRQRQATVLIAEWPPRSVPDPDPLDVVYFDQAHSPFRAVQEAVEPTIRHVDSYSDQQVTSAVVPLLIRGASLGVLGLVKHGQWMWDGGEIDALVVIASLLAQQQARLEAESQVQYAAVHDDLTGLLNQHALMGYLQQRLRPGWPEPVATLFISVDRLTIVNNHLGRAAGDEVLRTIAARLKQYCERTDVVARFGHGEFVVVPAKAMDTVSAEFTAARIRQVLAAGIPIDGRSVSCGVSVGVAVATRGEVPAVVLRRADQALRAAKTQDGSGVAVFTDALFSQYDLHDDVTLLLHSAVSDDSLLLHYQPEVDLRTGRVLAVEALVRWQHPTRGLLPPDTFIGVAEATNLAGELGDWVIRAACAQLADWRHRGVASEVTLRINVSPMQLGHPDFVDSVESALMRHAIDGRFVCLEITENAALQDLPRTRMVLQALKRLHLQIAIDDFGTGYNTLPHLKALPLDAVKIDRSFVKVVNDSASDRAIIEAIVGLAGKFGLDVVGEGVETAAAARTLVALGCNRAQGFLITPPLPAAEVEQHLAAGSIAIPGESRAPR, from the coding sequence ATGACTTCCTACGACCGCACCTCTGCCGAATCGGCCGGACGGGTGCAGATGCTCATCGAGCGCTCCTCGCTCGGCGAGGAGGGGCCCGCCCTGCTGCGCCGCCGAGCCGCGCGCAGCCAGATCGTTCGCATTCGGGCGCTGCTCGACCAGCCGCCACCGGGCCCCGGCGGCACCAACCCCCGACACCGAGCCCGGCGAGCCGGCGGTCCCGCCCTGCCTGTTGAGATACCCCCCGAGAGCCCGGTTCCCGGGGTGGAACTGCGTGCGTTCACCGCACGGGCCGCGACGGAGCTGGCCAGCGTGGAGCGCGACACGGTTCGATCCGTGATCGAGCGCGTGCTTACCGAACTCGTGCAGCACTTGGACATCGACTTCGCCTACGTCCGGCGCATCGATCGGCAGCGACAGGCCACCGTGCTGATCGCCGAATGGCCCCCACGGTCGGTACCCGACCCGGATCCGCTCGACGTCGTGTATTTCGACCAAGCGCACTCGCCCTTCCGTGCGGTCCAAGAGGCGGTGGAGCCCACGATTCGGCACGTCGACTCCTACTCCGATCAGCAGGTCACCTCCGCCGTCGTCCCCCTGCTGATCCGGGGTGCATCGCTCGGTGTCCTCGGATTGGTCAAGCACGGGCAGTGGATGTGGGACGGGGGCGAAATCGATGCGCTGGTGGTGATCGCGTCCCTGCTGGCCCAGCAGCAGGCGCGCCTGGAGGCCGAATCGCAGGTGCAGTACGCTGCGGTGCACGACGATCTCACCGGGCTGCTCAACCAGCATGCTCTCATGGGCTATCTCCAGCAGCGCCTGCGGCCGGGGTGGCCGGAGCCGGTGGCCACGTTATTCATCAGTGTGGATCGGTTGACGATCGTGAACAACCACCTCGGCCGGGCGGCGGGCGACGAGGTGCTGCGAACCATCGCCGCCCGGCTCAAGCAGTACTGCGAGCGCACCGATGTCGTCGCGCGGTTCGGGCACGGGGAATTCGTCGTCGTTCCGGCCAAGGCGATGGATACCGTGTCCGCCGAGTTCACCGCGGCCCGGATTCGGCAGGTGCTGGCAGCGGGTATTCCGATCGATGGCCGCTCCGTCAGTTGCGGAGTGAGCGTCGGTGTCGCCGTAGCGACCAGGGGAGAGGTGCCCGCGGTCGTGCTGCGGCGCGCCGATCAAGCACTCCGGGCCGCCAAAACCCAGGACGGCAGTGGTGTCGCGGTGTTCACCGATGCGCTGTTCTCGCAGTACGACCTGCACGACGACGTCACCCTGCTACTCCACAGCGCCGTCTCCGACGATTCGCTGCTCCTGCACTACCAACCCGAGGTCGACCTGCGCACAGGCCGGGTGCTCGCGGTGGAGGCCCTGGTGCGCTGGCAGCATCCCACCCGCGGTCTGCTGCCTCCGGACACCTTCATCGGAGTCGCCGAGGCGACGAATCTAGCGGGGGAACTCGGTGACTGGGTGATCCGCGCCGCGTGTGCCCAACTCGCCGACTGGCGACACCGGGGTGTGGCCTCCGAGGTGACGCTGCGTATCAATGTCTCCCCGATGCAACTGGGGCACCCCGATTTCGTCGATAGCGTGGAGAGCGCCCTCATGCGGCACGCCATCGACGGCCGGTTCGTCTGCCTGGAAATCACCGAGAACGCGGCGTTGCAGGACCTGCCGCGGACTCGGATGGTGCTGCAGGCGCTCAAGCGGCTGCACCTACAGATCGCGATCGATGATTTCGGCACGGGCTACAACACGCTGCCGCACCTGAAGGCGCTGCCGCTGGACGCGGTGAAGATCGATCGCAGTTTCGTCAAGGTAGTCAACGACAGCGCGAGTGATCGGGCGATCATCGAGGCCATCGTCGGTCTCGCCGGGAAGTTCGGCCTCGACGTGGTCGGCGAGGGTGTCGAGACGGCCGCTGCTGCCCGGACGCTGGTGGCGCTCGGATGTAACCGTGCCCAGGGCTTCCTCATCACGCCTCCGCTGCCTGCGGCGGAGGTCGAGCAGCACCTGGCGGCCGGGAGTATCGCGATCCCCGGCGAATCCCGCGCCCCGCGCTGA